Proteins from one Cicer arietinum cultivar CDC Frontier isolate Library 1 chromosome 3, Cicar.CDCFrontier_v2.0, whole genome shotgun sequence genomic window:
- the LOC101499345 gene encoding probable auxin efflux carrier component 1b, with amino-acid sequence MISALDLYHVLTAVVPLYVAMILAYGSVKWWKIFTPDQCSGINRFVALFAVPLLSFHFISTNNPYAMNYRFIAADSLQKAIVLAILFIWSRTSSRGSLEWSITLFSLSTLPNTLVMGIPLLKGMYGDNSGTLMVQIVVLQCIIWYTLMLFLFEYRGARILIVEQFPDTAGSIISFKVDSDILSLDGKEPLQTEAEVGEDGKLHVKVRKSTSSRSEIFSRRSHGPNSGVSLTPRPSNLTNAEIYSLQSSRNPTPRGSSFNHTDFYSMVNGRNVSPRGSNFGNLGFDEENAVGKVNGVVNAGNGYPAPHSAGIFSPVAKKKGNGGGGDGGKDLHMFVWSSSASPVSEGGIHVFRGGGDYGNDQLNGVAHQKDYDEFGHDEFSFGNRTVANGVDKEGPVLSKLGSSSTTELHPKAGPQGEAKPTNMPPASVMTRLILIMVWRKLIRNPNTYSSLIGLTWSLISFKWNVVMPAIVAKSISILSDAGLGMAMFSLGLFMALQPKIIACGNSVASFAMAVRFLTGPAVMAVSSIAVGLRGVLLHIAIVQAALPQGIVPFVFAKEYNVHPDILSTGVIFGMLIALPITLVYYILLGLF; translated from the exons atgataaGTGCTTTAGACTTATACCATGTTCTCACAGCAGTAGTACCACTCTATGTAGCCATGATTCTAGCTTATGGTTCAGTAAAATGGTGGAAAATCTTCACACCAGATCAATGTTCAGGCATAAACCGTTTTGTAGCACTATTTGCTGTTCCTCTTCTTTCTTTCCATTTCATTTCAACCAACAATCCTTATGCTATGAACTACAGGTTTATAGCAGCTGATTCACTTCAAAAAGCAATAGTTTTAGCAATCCTATTCATTTGGTCTAGAACAAGTTCAAGAGGTTCACTTGAATGGTCCATAACACTTTTCTCACTGTCAACACTTCCAAACACACTTGTCATGGGAATTCCATTGCTTAAAGGGATGTATGGAGATAACTCTGGTACCCTTATGGTTCAAATTGTTGTTCTTCAATGTATCATATGGTACACTTTGATGTTGTTCCTTTTTGAATATAGAGGTGCTAGGATTCTCATTGTGGAACAGTTTCCTGATACAGCTGGTTCTATTATATCTTTCAAAGTTGATTCTGATATTCTTTCTTTGGATGGTAAAGAACCTCTTCAAACTGAAGCTGAAGTTGGTGAAGATGGTAAACTTCATGTTAAAGTTAGAAAATCAACAAGTTCAAGGTCTGAGATTTTCTCTAGACGATCTCATGGACCTAACTCTGGTGTTTCACTAACACCAAGGCCTTCTAATTTGACAAATGCTGAGATTTATTCTCTTCAATCTTCTAGGAATCCTACACCAAGAGGGTCTAGTTTTAACCACACTGATTTTTATTCTATGGTGAATGGGAGGAATGTTAGTCCAAGAGGGTCAAATTTTGGAAATTTGGGTTTTGATGAGGAAAATGCTGTTGGTAAAGTCAATGGTGTTGTTAATGCTGGAAATGGGTATCCTGCTCCTCATAGTGCTGGGATATTTTCACCTGTGGCTAAGAAAAAGGGTAACGGTGGTGGAGGTGATGGTGGTAAAGATCTtcatatgtttgtttggagttCAAGTGCTTCTCCTGTTTCTGAAGGTGGAATCCATGTCTTTAGAGGTGGTGGAGATTATGGAAATGATCAGCTTAATGGGGTAGCTCAccaaaaag ATTATGATGAATTTGGTCACGATGAGTTTAGCTTCGGAAACAGAACTGTTGCTAATGGTGTGGACAAAGAAGGACCAGTGCTTTCAAAGCTAGGTTCAAGCTCCACAACTGAACTTCACCCTAAAGCTGGACCTCAAGGTGAAGCTAAGCCAACAAACATGCCACCTGCTAGTGTTATGACAAGACTCATTTTGATTATGGTTTGGAGAAAACTTATTAGAAATCCTAATACTTACTCCAGCCTTATTGGTCTCACTTGGTCTTTGATCTCATTCAA GTGGAATGTTGTTATGCCTGCAATTGttgcaaaatcaatttcaattttatctgaTGCTGGCCTTGGAATGGCCATGTTTAGCCTTg GGTTGTTCATGGCATTGCAACCAAAGATAATTGCATGTGGAAACTCAGTTGCTTCATTTGCAATGGCAGTTCGTTTCCTAACTGGCCCTGCTGTTATGGCTGTTTCTTCAATTGCTGTAGGACTCAGGGGAGTTCTGTTGCACATTGCTATTGTACAg GCTGCACTTCCCCAAGGAATTGTCCCTTTTGTGTTTGCCAAGGAATACAATGTTCATCCTGACATACTTAGCACTGG GGTTATATTTGGAATGCTAATTGCTCTTCCTATTACATTAGTTTACTACATTTTGTTGGGCCTTTTTTGA